In one Castor canadensis chromosome 15, mCasCan1.hap1v2, whole genome shotgun sequence genomic region, the following are encoded:
- the LOC109684711 gene encoding translation machinery-associated protein 7, translating to MSGREGGKKKPLKQPKKQAKEMDEEDKAFKQKQKEEQKKLEELKAKAAGKGPLATGGIKKSGKK from the coding sequence ATGTCCGGCCGCGAAGGTGGCAAGAAGAAGCCCCTGAAACAGCCCAAGAAGCAAGCCAAGGAGATGGATGAGGAAGATAAGGCTTTcaagcagaaacaaaaagaggAGCAGAAGAAACTCGAGGAGCTAAAAGCGAAAGCCGCGGGGAAGGGGCCCCTGGCTACAGGTGGAATTAAGAAATCTGGCAAAAAGTAA